CTACATCTGGTCTGACGGCCTGGAAAGTGGTGGTAGATGGTTGCAGGTAAGAATTAAAGGGgatgaggagagaagaagagaagacaaGCAAACTCTTCAGACTCTTCTGAGTTCTATTCCCCAAGGGGTCACTACAGCCCATATATGGTCACATGGgtcccctccctcttcctctctcttcctctccctttctcactcactcactccccccctccgtctctctctttccctcttttttGTAATATCCCCTCCCTGAACGTGCAGCCAGTCTGTCCCAGTCGTCTGAGCGAATATGCCACGTCAAGGCTGGATACTCTTCATGGCCGGCGTGACCAAAACGGACCGCGAGGGGACCCAGATCTCCAACAcccaccaaaaaaaataaacacgtcAAGAGCTGTTGACCGAGACCCTAAGCGGAGAGAAGCGGCAAACACGAGATGAGGCGAATCTTACTTTTAAAGGGTTTTTGATAGACGGGATTCTTGCTGCCAAAATGGAGAGGGGGCGAAGGGAGGGCACATACGACAGAGCCGCAAGCATCTGGAATGGCAGAAAACAGCAGCACGCAAGGCCTGGCTCTTAACTCCGGCTCCGTccacccagtgttcagactacCTGTTCATTGTCATACTGGTGTACAGTAGTCTGCACATTGGTTAGACTGGGCATGGACCTtcttctgtcagtctgtctttctgtgtctctctctcactctgtgtctctAATTGCCATGTCTcaaatttatgtgttttttgtttgtttgtttttttgcatctgttgcttcctcctctctcttcttaaTCTATTTATAATCTGTATTATATCTGTATTCATCTGTATTTTGTCCTAAATGCACTCTAACACTCACCACTTCCTTTTcaattcttttatttttggaaTAAACATGTATCACAAATTTTCAACACTAACTGTAGACTTGAcgatataaaaaaaatgctaatagTTTTTTAAGCcagaatgacaaaaaaagaatgtAAAGCTCTAACTCGCAGAGTAACGAGCTGACATAATTTATAGCATGAATGAGTGAGTGTGCTGGCTGCTAGGCAGGCTGCTCTGATGAAGATGTGGTCCACTGGAAGGGGGGAGGAGCGAATGTGGCTGCAAAGCATCAAACACAGGCCAAAGGAACGAAGGGCCAATCAATCAAGCAGAGTTTGAAAATATAGTCAGACACCTCCAGTGAAGTTCAGTGGGTGGTCAAAATGGAGGCGAAGGATACTGATGTTTACGATGGTGTCAGGCAGCTGCTAAAAGCTGACAGGAAAAGTGCAATAAAGACAAAAGCCCCTAATAGGATGTTACACATTTGAAGAGTCAGTAAAATGAAATTATTAGGTTTCTTGTAGTTGCTTTGTGGTTAAAGAAAGAAGCGAACATGCAACTATTTCATGGAGCCTTACAGGATTAAACTGTAACTCAGTGACATGAAGTGATAGCTAGTTAGGAAGCTGAAGGTCAGAAACAAAAGGGTTTGGGTTGGTTTGGGTATTGATATTTAATAGAAGGGTTCGCGCTGCTAAAACACTGGAGGCTGATGTTTGGATTGAAAACTTGGGATTTTTCTGCCAAGAATCTGAGCAGTTCCAAAGTAACTGCCAGCCACattaagagagagagggagagagagaaagggagagagaggaacggCGGTGAGTAtgcgaatgtgtgtgtgtgcatccacgCAGACGCACGTGTATGTGACTATAGAAAGTTCACAGAgtgtaaaacagaaatataCAAGGCGAAGCCAGAGGAGTCTATAATTTCCTACATTACCACACTAAGGTCTCAAATGACAATCTGTGGACCCAGCGCTGCGCAGCCCCATGTGCTGCTGTCTGAATGTGCTTTTATATATTTTGGGTTTCTGTGAGTGAAAATTTGGTTGGGATTGGGACTGTTCCAATtttgcaaagaaaaaacaaatgcttAAACTCCCCCTGGACAGAGGTGGGAGAGagaagaaacagagaaaagagaggaaactCCAAGACaaaagaggagatgaagagaaagAAGCAGTGAATGAGAGAACCAAGGCCAAACTCTGCACGTATGTGATTCATACACTACACTTCTCCATCATGATTCACCCTATAGTAATGCCCAACataaactgacacacactaacataaaaaagatttttacattttacagtcacGGCTGCAAAAAGAGTAATTGAGGCTGCTGGTATTTCTTTGCATCTCTACTAGTGAATAATCAACAAAGAAGCAACAACACCAAGGACTGGCTAAAGGAGTTGTGCTGCGTCTGCCTATCTACACTTGCTGTGCAGAATATCATCCAACCTGTACAGCAGGCACAGACAGGCAGATACACATCAGCCAGCCATAATAAGCCAGCAGGACCAAAGGCTGCACCCTGCTGAGGTGGGTTTGGGTTTCAAATGGTGTGCTTAACAACAAATTATGattacaacaacaataaaaaataaattaaaatgtgctTAAATCCAAATTATCTTGTCATTTGTCCACCACTGGTTTCTGCTCGAATTTAGCATAGGACCACTCTTTTATCAATTTTTATAAATTGTAAAATTAATATCTTAATATGAAGAGTAAATATATAAAGATCAATATAGAGAAAAATAGTCTACTGTACAATTTGCACTTTCAGACAGTTCAAAACACTAAACTATCATATAtgaaatgaaaattaaaaaaacttcaACTGTTACTGAACATATATATGTCGTGCGTTACAGGCCAAAAACAATACTGTGAGAGCAGTAAATATACTTGAATGATAaagtatatacagtatgtgttgtATTAACTGATGCATTATCATGCAACAGCATTTATATACAGTAGCTCACTATTTATACTTTCAGGTAACCTAACTTACTGCATAACAGTTTTTTATAATATGCATTATGATTAATGAGTTAAGTCATTAAACTGATGTATGTTGTAATCTGCTTTCTGGCCTACTGCTAAATAGTCTACTGAAATAGGGTGTTAGTACAAAGTAGCACAGAAATGAAAGTTGCATATGTGCACTGCAGGCCAAGGTAAAAGCTACGGAGAACACTCTGTGTGATGCCCCTCATCACAGAGAGTCATTTGATTGATTGGTCACAAAGAAAATACTGATAGTAGCAACTCACCTCATCATCCTTGAACCAGGAGAGGCTCTCAGCAGTCAGGACAAACCAGTACTCCTTGGCTCCTCCCTTCATGATGCTGATGTTGTTAATGGTCAGCCAGCCTTTGCGGATAACCTGAGGGGGTGGTTAATTGTCAGAAGGTCATAAACAGCTACATTGAATAAAAAGTTCATGTAACCTATTTAGTTCAAAGACGCTGATAGGGCGTCTTTATCTGTAAAGCTTCCAGTGTTACGACTCATCTGCCCCAGATCCATACAATGTGGTTAAAACTAGCCCAGTTAGAGTAAACATGTGCAAGTCATCAAAGCATAAACTGCATTGAAATGTGCATGAAGGTCAGTTTAGGTGAGTCATTGTGTCTTTGTGACTCACTCGGAGCCTAGCATGTGACGGTGTGAGTCTAGTCTCATTCAAGGAACTGTCTTCACAATGCAGAAGGCAGTGTTAGCTTGTTAAGTGACCACTGTGTTTAGTGCTTCAAGCACAcaacagacgtgtgtgtgtgcatgtgcgctGTGTTAGGTGCATTAACCCTACATGCCGCACATAAACAGGCCCGCAGGCTTGGTGCCAAGTGATTATTAGGTTAGATTACTGTCAGTCTTGCACCGCCTAAGACTCACTAAGGAGGTTACCCAAATCATTACAAATCCTTTCTGTCATATGCACAAATGAGAGAGCTGTTTTGCAGCTGAAGCTAtcacagcatgtttttttccacttttaatCCTAGAGGTGATATCTGAACTGTAAAAATATTCATCATGTGTCTGGCAACCTCCGTAGTCTGCAGGCCTCGGTGAGTGTTAGACAGTAAACGGTTAGAGAGTAAACTCTTACAATCAGGCCTGATGCGGGAGGAGAGGAGGCCTGCAACAGGAAGGAATGTGGGGGTTTTAGACACCCTGTGGCACTAAAAAAATTGCAATTTTTTTAGTGCAacttttaaaggaaaaaaagcctCTGCCCAACAGTAGCCTATGCAGCCAATTAGCATTGTCAACATGACCAGTGAAAGGTgagaaaattacatttaatgatGCAGCAGTGCTGGAGAGCACCACACAATGGGCAGAGGAGTTACTGCAGGCACAAAATGACAATGCAAAACCATATCCCACAATGAGCAATACTCACCAACAGACACCCATAAGAGGGCAGCTCAGATTCTCACTAAGGGATGGGGATGAAATGCAAAGTGGCACCTTGATGACACAGGAGGGGTTCAAACAAAGGGAAATGTCTCAACAACAACACCAGTGATGATGGTGGCAAAAAGTAATAGAACCTAAAGTGAACCCAGAAGTGCCCAATTAAATCATAACACACCATGCATgactaaaaaagaaaataataataataaaatctaaaaaaaaaataaaataaaaaaaagtaaaaatgcaaataacatAAATTTTGTGCAATGCAAGTGAAAGACTATTTTGCATCTGTTTTATTTCAGGCTCTTTGTATGCTCCCTGCAGTAGTCATCTGGCATCTGTGTGGACGTGCAGTACTCCCTTGACCTTGTGCTCCATAGTTTGTATGTGACACACCAGACGTGAAAAACTCTCACCTGATTGCCTGCTGAACTCTGGCTCTTATTAGTCtgactgctcctctgctgcgcactgcagaagagaaacaacaaaacagagatgGCGAGATGATGGCGGGgtcacagagaaaagagaaggacATAAACATGACAACAGGAAGAGGAGATTTGTTTTTACTGGCCAGACATGTTCAATAATAAAGAAACTGTCAGCAAAGCTCGGAGAGTGAATCTTTACTTAGCAAAGCCAATGAAGTCCTCATGGTTAGTGTTAATGTAAGAGAGCTGGATGTCAATCAACAGCAGAACCTGAAACAACACACAATATTTTATCATCATGGaaatctgataaaaaaaacaaaaacacaccacagaAGATAGCGTTGCATCCAAATATGAGTGTCCCCATCATAGAACTCCCTTTATAAACAAATGCATATCTATAATTACCTGGTCTTTGGCCcggctctctctgtctctgatgtgAGATGTCACAATTCTCTCAGTTTCCTCACGCAGCATGGGGAAGCAATCCAGCTGAAAACACATAACACAACTTGTCCATCAATGAGAAGAAATGAATAATCAAAGGTAGAACTGAAGTTTTCTTCCATTGCCTCTTCCCTGCACAATATCTCATCTTTAATATCAGAATGGCACATTAGCAATGCAAGAAAAGCAGAAGAGGTACCTTGTTGGAACACTGGCGCACTGTGTTGATCAGCTCCTGGATGACCATGTCCACACACTTGATACAGGGCCCCTTCAGCTTTATGATCTGCTTCTTCACAATGGCTTCGAACGCCATGTCTGGGGTGAAAAGTCCAGTCCTACATCACACAtagaagagaaggagaaagatgaAGAAACATGTTCTCCCAAATACAAAGTCAAAAACAGCTAATATATTGTTGTAGTACTCGATCCCTGCTTTGGAGTTGTGTTGTGGCTCAATCACAATTCCTTTATGTGGTTACCACAATAAAGGAAACATCGCCAAAACCATTACTGAGGAGATCAATAATGTagacctgtttttgttttcggAAGGAATTCAGGCTAAAAAAATGTGGTGTTTCTTGAAATGGCAGTTTCTCTCTTGCTTGGGTGgcaattttttttcatttggttGGCGGTGGTTAACCGCTGCTGAATCaatatagaaacacacacacagcctggactgaacaaagaaaagaaaagaaaagaaaagaaaagaaagagactCCACCCTTGTTCATAAATTCTCATCCAAACCCCATATTTTAGGCAAACCAAAATCAAGCATcagtatttttatatttgttttgtcGGTGTAATATCAAACCaatattttttctgtctacAGACTGTAATGTATTGTCTCTAATAGGCCAAAGTGTTGTAGAGTCACAAAAGTGTCACAAATTTTGtgacaaactgtgtgtttgcacGGGAGAAACTGGCATGCCCTACCTTTGGCAAAACGGATAAATGACTGGGAACTGTTTATGCTGTAACACATTCTAGCATGCTAGACCAAACACCTACCTGATACCATGAATGTTTTTGATGGCATAACTGATCTCGCGGCGCATCTCCTTCTCATCACACTCCATCTGACaggaacagagacagaaagccGAGTTACAAAATGCAAAAGATGACAGACAGTATGGAGACAGGAAGCTCTTCATACTGAAGGATTAAAGACTGAGATATAGGAGTTTGAACAGGCATTGTTAATACTGGGGCTATTTAGGGATCATTCAAAAGAAATGCACAATAGAGAGGCAATTATGGAGTGTGTGAGAAGCTGGAAggaaacaggacaaaaaaaaaaacaaaggctgcAAAAAAAGTGTAATTCTGTCTTATGTTCAGCACTCCAAATCCATTCTGAAAATGAGAACAAAGTCTTCTAGGGGTGTCATTATTCAACTGATATTTTCTATTGGCAGGGGTCAATATCTTAAAAGAAGACACAATATTAAGACAATGGCTACATTTCAAAAAATAATTTATGCTGAATGTTTGTACAACTTCTGAGGAAACACTGTGGGGATGTGGGATCCCCCACTGCATATTTGAAACAGGTCACATTATTGCTGCCTTCTTATTTTAGGTACAGCACATCACCTTGACCAGTTCAAAGGGGAAACGCTCGTGAAAGATGCGGTTGATCTTCGCTCCACCAGACAACTCCACCGTGTCCACCTGGTCTCCTGACCCCTCAATCCTCTTCTCAAAGTCCACAGAGAACTGCTGCACCATcctgaaacacaaaataataacaaatactAATGAATAAAATACCAACAATGACATCATAACATAAGGAATGTTAGGCAGAAACTGATTTTATGTCAACAGAGGCCAATGTAGATGCTTTAGCTGTGAGAAAAATGGGATactgactgcagcagctgcttggtTTTGCGGGATGGGTCATCAGGTCGGTATCCCCGGtattcctctgcctccttgtcCAGAGCCAACAGCTGGGACTGCAGCTTGCTTCGGAAACCTGGCAGTGTGTCCCGGATGTGGTTAGTCAGTTCCTATGGAGAcagaaaagcagcaaaacaaaacccATTAAAATCACATAGGATTACTAATAAGTAGAGAGTATGTAGAGAGTATTTGGGTATTCAGATTAAGAAAAACTATGTATAGTTGACTGTAATCTTAGACTAGGTCAATAAAAGTGAGAAAAGGATGAATGTCTAGAGAGTGAGATTATGAATTATTAGGAGCTGAACTAGAAACTGAGTGACACTCTCACAGCACCCACACTGATGTGCTATACAATAGAAGTAATAAAAAAGTAGGCCGTCctattaataataatgtagAGTGCACTGTAACACTGGGAGTCACTCTATGATCACCTGGTTGAGCACTCTTTGCAGGCGAGGGGTGCCCATTTTATCAGCCATGTGCCTGTATGCagggtgggaaaaaaagaacttcCTCTCAGCTTCTAGAGCAGCCTTGATGTCTTTTTTGCCATCAATGTCCTTTTGACTGCGATTCACTACCCCAATGTACCCTGTGAGTGGATAAACAaggacacagaaagagacaagTAATGAAACAAAGAGGTGAAAGAATTTCAGTCTAAGAGAAGAGGCCAAGGCCAAAGCCAAAGAAAAACTGGCTGGCACAGCtaactgtaaaacaaacacacacctcttcGAAGTGGCAGCAGCTTGTTCTCCAGCACATCTCGAGCATCTGTGCCCTCATCCATCAAATCCAGTTTGGTGATCACTCCGATAGTCCTCATACCTAAAAAAAGATATCAAAAAGTCAGAGCAAGGAGGGACACAGGGGACATGTGCAGGCCCTACTTTAAAAGAATCAAGCCTCAAACATAGAATATTACTGATAGCTTCAGTAATGTATTTTCTCTGCAGAGTTATATGAGCCTTATGTGACAAAACACCTTAAAACATCGAAATATTTAGATATATTTACATATAGTTCTTCTCTTTATTTACCTCTTGCCTTCCCTGCTTTGTTCTTTGTCTCCTATTTAAACAGCTTTAGCATCATGtctccttctcttccctcctgtATTACCTCACCCTCCTTGTCTATTATTATTCATCTCTCCCACAAGGTTATTTTGTCCAagtcctccttctcttccaagCTAATTCACCCTCCTGCATCCTCCTGTACGGTCTGAAGGTCAAACACTCAAGCATCAAATCTAGctgttttttctcatttcttACCCTTCTCTTTTTCTTATCTTCACCTtcacatttctttatttctATGTTGAAACTTcctgttttccatttttctcctATCATTTGATTTGTGCCTTCAGTGTCCTCGATAGTCCTCATCCTTTTGCCTCTTGTTTCTAATAATAATTTGACACTTGATCAATCCCTGCAGGGAAATTCTGTTTCCACATTCAAAGAGGTCAAAACACAAGGTCAGACACTGAACACTActcctgcagctgacagagATCCAATGACTCAGTTCAGTTAAGGCTGGCCCAATAACCACAACACAATCATTGGTTTCTTTCAGTTTCTACACACtatattgcccccccccccataccgCACGCTCCTGTCTTACCCTGGGGGTCTACATCTTTGGCCAGTTTAAGGGCATCAGAGTTGGCCAGGTCAGTGTTGGCTGGAGTGACGGCCAGGATCATGCAGCTCTCTCTGGTGATGAATTGCATGATCATGTCCCtgatctgctgctcaatgtctACAGGCTGGTCTCCCACTGGCACCTTGGTGATGCCCGGAAGATCGATGAGAGTCAGATTCAGCACTGCACAATCAAAAGAATGCAAGATGAGAACATGAACATACCTGTCATATATTTCTGCAGGTCAAAGAGGGTACACTATGTATTTAGCTGGGGTGGTTCCTGCGTTGTATGTGGGCTATTCTGATTCTTACTCTGTTATAGTTGACAATTAAAACTTGAACAGAGAATAAACAAAATAGACAATATTTTGTAAATGTCTATTACTTTGCAAAACTTGCATTATTACTAGTGTCTACTTCAGTCTACTAATCAAATCTAATTTTAGCAGGTCTGTTAGCTGTTACATAATGCAAATTTATTCTGAAAAACATTTGGCTAAGTCATTCATATGTCATATTTCTATGATTCACAATCGATTTTGAACTGTGAGTTGACAGAAAAAGGAGGAGTTATTTCTTTCGCACCGTGAGGGGAGTAAACCCGCAGGTTGATGGGGACAGGAGATATGCCTTTATTGGCTCCTGTGATACGATCCGTCTCTGACTCAATCTCCTGACGAACCTCATCAAAATCTGTGAACTTTTTCCCTTTGCAGTGGAGGAATTCAGCCCATTCTGAAGCACAGAAAATGAAGAACATAACAAGGGATTAGTAATGGCTATGCTGCATGTTTCTGAGAAGAAAATAATGCCAGTGCAAGAGGAAATAAAAGCCAATGAaaaaagcagcatttaaaaaGGGAAGACGAGGAGACTGGAGTGTGTGCATGCTAGTATGTGTGGGAGTGTAAATGTGTGCGCACCCACCTGCATTAGAACTGATAAGCTGCAGAACCAGAGGCCTGCGGGTGACAATACCAGACCCACGGGGCAAAAAGTCCCTGAGGAGAGACAGCCAGTCAAAACTCATTGTGTCACACCACAGCAAATGCCATCATATGTCAAAGAGCAGCTATAGATAGCATGATGATAACcttatctttagttttttttcttttaaagtctTGAACAGAAAATGTCTTATAATTACACCCTTTATAATGGCatgtcagctgctgtaaagCCTTTAGTGTCATTCATCTAGCATGATGTGAGCCAGTTCAAAAAGGAATGGAATAGGAGCCATTTTAAAACAGCACCTCCTTCaagtttcagctgctgctgctgctgctgcaacagtacAGAACAATCTGAcctgacaaacaacaacaggtcGAAATGAAGAGCTGCATCACTGACAGGGTGCTATGTCGTTTTAAAACGATGACTTCAACAGTTCCTGTGGggagactctgtgtgtgtgtgtccacaccaCACACCTGAATGCCTTCCTATCTCTCATACTTAGGGTCTCTTCCAAGAAACCTTATTAACACATATCGACCCTCTAAAGTCCCTCAAGTGGGATGTTAAAAAAACCACTACTTGTCCATTCAGCGTTGTGCAGAGCCAGAGCTGGACAGATGGACCATTACTCAGCATCACGACTGTCAATGATGGCTAGAACAGGACTAAATCAATGCATCCATCTGGGGgtgtacacatgcatgcacattcaACATTTCGTTACACTGAAGACAATAAATCCAATGACATGTAGCTAGTTTAAAAACATATAATTCAACTTGTAGACCAGTTATTTTAGTAATGCAGCATGGGTATTTTTGTCTGTAGTATGGTCCAAGCACCAAAAGCAATAAACTCATAATGCACTGCTTATAGTTTCAGTACATAACATATGTCCTAATGGCATGCCTTCAAAACCACACAATACATTAGGtctaaaataaattatataGGTGAGTACTGACATGCCTAATTCCAACTGGTAACATAAATGAATCTGTGGCAACAGCTGTTTTTATAGATTATGTGATTAGCACTTCTTTTAATATTAGAAAATTGAGTGATGATAATCAGACATCAATTAGAAGGTATACAGGGCTGCATACAGGGCTATCCATGGTAACATGATGTACTATATGTGTGAAGATTAATGAAGCATGGATTTATGCCATCATCCTGTATTGtggcttgtgttttttgtggctATTTGTTCCAGAGGAATTTCAGGCTGATGAATATTCACGTGTTCTAAGAGTGGGAGCTGATGCATGTAGTGCAGGATGATGGCGTTTTATGGTACTTGCATGTGTTAGCATACATTAGCAAACTGAACTAAAAAAGATATTTCTAGGATTGTGAAGGACCCTCAAAGCAGTTGGTGCTGATAGGGCTGAAATCCCCAAAGGTGCAGCTTTAACCCAAATACAGCTTCCCGCCTCTGTTGGTGGCCACAGGGCAGTGTTATGTATTCAAAAAATTAGAGCATAGGAGATTTTTCAGCTGTGAGTTAAAGCAGGGGAAAGATGGTTTGAACTCTGCACAGAGATTGGCCTTATAGTCCTCTTATGTCACCCTCAAGGTTAAAGGGAGAAGGGATTATCCTATTTGTGGTGGTCAATTTTACCTGCCTACAAAGTTCTCCAGCACCGAGCTCTTCCCTGCGCTTTGACCGCCCACAACTGCGATCTGAGGCAGGTCCAGGTTGCAGGCCTGTCCGATGGAGCTGAAGGCATCCTGCAGCCGGTTGACCAGCGGGATCAGGTCCTCCATGCCACGGTTTCCCATGGTGCCTTTGGACGGAGGGACTCGGGATCAGCGAATGGTGAgacagtgggggtggggggagggagggagaggaggatgtGGCGCTGCTATATTAGTCCAGGACTACCGCGGTGGTTGTTGATGTAGTGAAGTCATCTAGCCGCGTATTGCCCCAAGCCAAGTGAGGGTCGGACGACtgtggaagcagagagagagagagagagagaggcagagagagggagggagggtgaccAAAAAGGGGACAGGGAGAGAGTCAGAGAGGttcaaaaaagaaagatgtgaacagacagggacagacaaTTGCGCAGTTGcttaccaccaccaccaccaccataaCCTCCTCTCCCCaatctgtctgtccctctgacacaaacacgcacacacaatcaGAGCTAGCCGCACGAAGCCCATACTTTCAAGGGCATCTGGTGAGTGGAGCTCTGTAGGCTGCATATCGTCACATTGAACAAACCCGTGCGCTCAGGGTTTCACGAATCACGCGTAAAAATGCACAACAAAGCGCCTCTCGCTGCATGCACATACACGATGATATCCAGCAGAAACAGTGTCCATTGGAAATAATGACAGATTAAGTGTTGCTGTGCGCTCACCCCGCCTCAGGATCccctctgtgttttcagtgtccGAAGGTCCCGGTCGCTGTCCAGTGCTGAAATGACGCGCAGATCGGGCAGCAAAGACAAGTGACAAGACCCTGGACGATTATACAAGCACCACCTGCTATCTGCATCGGCTTAATCGAAAAGTCCCGCACATTAACAGTGTTCGCCTGTGCGCTTCGTTACGGTCGGCTGAATGTCAGAGCGGTATCATCCCGAACACAAATTCGCCTTTGACAGATTAAtcattttccccccctctcctcttttcCGCGGTGGAGCCTAATTGCGAAGCTGCGCCTCGCTACTACACCATATCGACGCGGCGATAGACCAATGAAAACCGCGGAATCTGAGACGAGCCAGACAAGCGCGGCGCGTCATTGGCTGTACAGGTGCAGGTTAGGCCTACCTGAACCCGCCCCCTGTTTACATCCGTGCCATTGCTGCCATTGTGAGTCATGCGGCACGGCTGCGCATCGCTGCAACAGAAGAGGCGGATGCGCTCCTTCAGATCCCTGCAGTAGGAGCAGAAAGCAGCTTTCATAAATGGCCACGGCTGTCATTTTATGTCGCCCTGCTTGATGCATATTAAAACAGCACTGCGATGAGCTGCATCATTTATGGCACTGACATTCTGAGTGTGACGCCTGCTCACAGATTGTCAGCGCAGGCCGAGGCTGGTGGAAGCGGTCATGCGGAAAGGACGCTGCCATTCTGTCTTAACCTCTCACAGGCCAGCATCTGGGCCCGCTCTACGATATGATAGGCTATCTACTATCATGCAGAGATCTTTGAGGACAGGTCTAATTTACTCTTAAGGCTTGTGCTGAGAGGGTGAAAACAGATCTGATATGCACTAAGGACAAAACAGGAAGAAGCGCTGTGGGGCCCCTTTAGGACAGGGGCCTAAATAGTAAGAATTTATTAGTGACATTTGCCCTTTTTATTATGGACAGGCTCTAATGCTGGGCCTAGTCAACACATTCTGCTGAAATGAGCACTAGGTGGCAGTAAAGTACTGCAGCTGAGTCTGGGACTATGTACATTTTAatttgttacatgtttgttaATTTGTTACAACCAAACCTACAAGAAAAAGGGGGAATTAATTCCAATAAATTCTCAAGTATACTTTAATAAGCAGCGGTGAAAGGAGACCTACACTGACATAAACATGGTGTGAGTGGACCACAACTCAGGCTTGACCC
This sequence is a window from Parambassis ranga chromosome 17, fParRan2.1, whole genome shotgun sequence. Protein-coding genes within it:
- the dnm3b gene encoding dynamin-3, which encodes MGNRGMEDLIPLVNRLQDAFSSIGQACNLDLPQIAVVGGQSAGKSSVLENFVGRDFLPRGSGIVTRRPLVLQLISSNAEWAEFLHCKGKKFTDFDEVRQEIESETDRITGANKGISPVPINLRVYSPHVLNLTLIDLPGITKVPVGDQPVDIEQQIRDMIMQFITRESCMILAVTPANTDLANSDALKLAKDVDPQGMRTIGVITKLDLMDEGTDARDVLENKLLPLRRGYIGVVNRSQKDIDGKKDIKAALEAERKFFFSHPAYRHMADKMGTPRLQRVLNQELTNHIRDTLPGFRSKLQSQLLALDKEAEEYRGYRPDDPSRKTKQLLQMVQQFSVDFEKRIEGSGDQVDTVELSGGAKINRIFHERFPFELVKMECDEKEMRREISYAIKNIHGIRTGLFTPDMAFEAIVKKQIIKLKGPCIKCVDMVIQELINTVRQCSNKLDCFPMLREETERIVTSHIRDRESRAKDQVLLLIDIQLSYINTNHEDFIGFANAQQRSSQTNKSQSSAGNQVIRKGWLTINNISIMKGGAKEYWFVLTAESLSWFKDDEEKEKKYMLPLDNLKVRDVEKSFMSSKHIFCIFNTESRNVYKDNRTLELACDSQDDVDSWKSSLLRAGVYPEKTTTVESETTTTTDNFSMDPQLERKVETIRNLVDSYMAIVNKCIRDLMPKSIMHLMINNVKEFINAELLAQLYSAGDQNALMDESQEQAQRRDEVLRTHQALKEALAIIGDISTSTITVPVPPPVDNSWVGGSGGRRSPPPSPTAPRRMSSGQRPAPRGAPPPPNRPGPLGPLNNSADSPQAPSRPNRAPPSIPSRRPPPSPTRQAPP